AGATTATATTGCTTGTCACAACAAGTCTTTTTTATACAACTATGATTTATTAAAGGGATTAAAAAAGGGAGGAAATTTTGTATTAAACTGTCCTTGGAATGAAAAGGAGTTAGAAGATAAACTTCCAGCATCCATAAAAAAATATATAGCTGAGAATAATATAAACTTTTATACAATAGATGCAATAGATATAGCAAGAAATATAGGATTAGGTGGAAGAATAAACATGATAATGCAGGCAGCTTTCTTTAAAATTGCCAATGTAATTCCTATAGAAGATGCTACTAAATACTTAAAGGATTCCATAAACAAAACCTATGGTAAAAAAGGTGAAAAAATAGTTCAAATGAACCATACAGCTGTAGATGAAGGAGTACAAAAATTAGTTAAAATAAATGTACCACAGAGTTGGAAAAATGCAGAAGAAAAAGCTAAAAATGAATTAACCGTCCCTGATTTTGTAAGAGACATTCAAATACCTATGGCAAGGCAAGAAGGGGATGATTTACCAGTAAGTTCTTTCTTGGGAAAAGAAGATGGATCATTTCCATTAGGAACTACTTCCTATGAAAAAAGAGGCATTGCTGTAATGGTACCTCAATGGCAAATAGATAAATGTATTCAGTGTAACCAATGTTCTTATGTATGTCCTCATGCTACAGTAAGACCTTTCTTACTTACAGAAGAAGAAAAAAATAGGGCTCCTAAAACTTTTGAAACTAAAAAAGCTATAGGAAAAGGATTTGAAAACTATGGATATAGAATTCAAATAAGTCCTCTAGATTGCACAGGATGTGGTAACTGTGCTGATATATGTCCTGCACCAGGAAAGGCACTTATAATGCAACCTGCAGAACAGGAAATAGAAAATCAAGCAGATAATTGGGAATTTGCAGTAACGCTATACAAAGAGGAAAAACCTACAGTTATGGATCAATATACAGTAAAAGGTAGTCAATTTAAAAGACCTTTATTGGAGTTTAATGGAGCATGTCCAGGTTGTGGTGAAACAGCATATGTAAGACTTATAACTCAGCTTTATGGGGATAGAATGATGATTGCTAATGCTACAGGATGTTCCTCAATTTGGGGAGGATCAGCGCCATCTATTCCTTATACCACAAATAGCAAGGGGCAAGGGCCTGCTTGGGGCAACTCTTTATTTGAGGATAATGCAGAGTATGGATATGGGATGTACTTAGGAGATAAACAAATAAGAGAAAGAATTGCAGGTCTTATGGCAGAGTTGATACAAGAAGATATTCCACAGGATATGAAAGATATTTTCTCCGAATGGTTAAAATCTAAAGAAGATGGTGAAAAATCTAGAGAAATCTCAGACAAAGTATTACAAATATTGAATAGTCATGGATATGAAAATAATCCAAAGTTGAAAGAAATAATGGATAAAAAAGACTATTTAGTTAAAAAATCGGTATGGATAATAGGTGGAGATGGATGGGCTTATGACATAGGATATGGAGGATTAGATCACGTATTGGCATCGGGAGAAGATGTAAATATCTTAGTATTAGATACTGAAGTCTATTCAAATACAGGAGGACAGATGTCAAAATCAACTCCAACGGCAGCAGTGGCAAAATTTGCAGCAGCAGGAAAGAGAATAAGAAAGAAAGATTTAGGACTTATGGCTATGAGTTATGGCTATGTTTATGTAGCTCAAATTGCTTTAGGAGCAAATATGAATCAAACTATAAAAGCAATAAGAGAAGCAGAAGAGTATAAAGGACCTGCTTTAATAATTGCCTATGCGCCATGTATAAACCATGGAATAAAAT
This window of the Clostridium cochlearium genome carries:
- the nifJ gene encoding pyruvate:ferredoxin (flavodoxin) oxidoreductase — its product is MGKIMKTMDGNAAAAYASYALTEVAAIFPITPSTPMAEGVDEWSAHGKKNIFGQQVKVVEMQSEAGAAGAVHGSLAAGALTTTYTASQGLLLMIPNMYKMAGELLPGVFHVSARALATHALSIFGDHQDVMACRQTGFALLASSNVQEAMDLGFIAHLSAIKSRIPFLHFFDGFRTSHEYQKIEVIDYKDIAKIVDNKAIDEFRNRSLNPERPILRGTAENPDIYFQGREVSNRFYNEVPDIVENYMDEIKKITGREYHPFDYYGSLDAKNIIVAMGSVCDTVEETIDYLMDKGEKVGIIKVHLYRPFSEKYFMNVLPKTVEKIAVLDRTKEPGAPSEPLYLDITKLFYNKENKPLIVGGRYGLGSKDTTPSDIIAVFRNLDKENPKDNFTISIKDDVTNTSLNSEEFVDTTPEGTISCKFWGLGSDGTVGANKSAVKIIGDNTDLYAQAYFSYDSKKSGGTTVSHLRFGKKPIKSPYLVYNADYIACHNKSFLYNYDLLKGLKKGGNFVLNCPWNEKELEDKLPASIKKYIAENNINFYTIDAIDIARNIGLGGRINMIMQAAFFKIANVIPIEDATKYLKDSINKTYGKKGEKIVQMNHTAVDEGVQKLVKINVPQSWKNAEEKAKNELTVPDFVRDIQIPMARQEGDDLPVSSFLGKEDGSFPLGTTSYEKRGIAVMVPQWQIDKCIQCNQCSYVCPHATVRPFLLTEEEKNRAPKTFETKKAIGKGFENYGYRIQISPLDCTGCGNCADICPAPGKALIMQPAEQEIENQADNWEFAVTLYKEEKPTVMDQYTVKGSQFKRPLLEFNGACPGCGETAYVRLITQLYGDRMMIANATGCSSIWGGSAPSIPYTTNSKGQGPAWGNSLFEDNAEYGYGMYLGDKQIRERIAGLMAELIQEDIPQDMKDIFSEWLKSKEDGEKSREISDKVLQILNSHGYENNPKLKEIMDKKDYLVKKSVWIIGGDGWAYDIGYGGLDHVLASGEDVNILVLDTEVYSNTGGQMSKSTPTAAVAKFAAAGKRIRKKDLGLMAMSYGYVYVAQIALGANMNQTIKAIREAEEYKGPALIIAYAPCINHGIKSGMGSSVAEEKKAVASGYWHLYRYNPLLKEKGEKAFSLDSKEPTDSFMDFIKGEIRYTSLANVFPEAAEKLFEESAKHAKERYEVYKKIDQNF